CACCGAGATGGTGATGCCGGGCGACAACGTGACGATCGACGTCAAGCTGATCGCTCCGATCGCCATGGACGAAGGTCTTCGCTTCGCAATTCGCGAAGGTGGCCGCACCGTCGGTTCGGGCGTCGTCTCGAAGATCACCAAGTAGTCCGTCACGCCCCAGGGGCGTGCGGTACGAAACGGCCCGGTTCCCTGTGGGAGCCGGGCCTTTTCAATGCAGGTCGGCGATTTGGTCGAAGCTGCGGGCCGGGTTGTCGCGGAATTGAAATTATCGACCCCGCTGGCGCAATTCGGGGGTTGCTTCAACGAGGCGTTCCCCATATACGCGCCGCCTAAGGCGGAGATTCGTCTTCGTCGCAACGAAATTCATTGAAGGCCGCCCGTTCCGGATTTTTCGGAAACAAGCGGGGCGGGCCTTTATTTTTTGTGGGCCGGCAACGGCCTGTTGGCTCTTTCTCATCGGTAGTTGGACATGGAAGCCCAGAATATTCGCATTCGCCTCAAGGCGTTCGATCATCGCGTACTCGACCAGGCAACCGGCGAAATCGCCGAGACCGCCCGTCGTACAGGCGCGCTCATTCGTGGCCCCATTCCGATGCCGACGAGAATCGAGAAGTTCACCGTGAACCGCGGTCCGCACATCGACAAGAAGTCGCGTGAGCAATTCGAGGTTCGCACCTACAAGCGGCTGCTCGATATCGTGCAGCCTAACGCCCAGACGGTCGACGCACTGATGAAGCTCGATCTTGCTGCCGGCGTCAACGTGGAAATCAAGCTGGCTTGATTGTCCACTCCGGGGCAACCCGGAAAAACGTCCTTCCGGTTGGACGCTAAATGACCGGCCAGGTTTCAAGGGGCCAGGCAACTGGTGCCGATACCCGGTCCAGGCCGGGTGACGAAATAGGGATACCGCCGCATCCATGCGGGTCTGCGTCCCCCGTCTCGCCTCCGATGCCGCTCCGGCTCGGTCGCACTCTGCCCGGACGGGGCGATGCAGCAAAAATTGAAAAACAGGAGCCCGGTCGAGTATCGGCAGGGCTTCGCAAGCACCCGGATGGGCCGGGTGCCTCTGTTGAGGAGTAGTAACGATGCGCACAGGCGTTATCGCAAAGAAAGTCGGGATGACCCGCCTCTTTCAGGAGGATGGACGGCACGTGCCCGTGACCGTTCTCGCCCTGGAAGAATGCCAGGTTGTTTCGCACCGTACCGAAGAGCGTGACGGCTATTTCGCGGTCCAGCTCGGTGCGGGTGAAGCGAAGCAGAAGAATGTCGCCAAGCCGCAGCGCGAGCATTTCGCCAAGGCCGAAGTGCCCCTGAAGATGCGAGTGGCGGAATTCCGTGTCGATGGCGAGGATGGTCTCCTCCCGGTCGGTGCGCGGATCTCGGCCGAGCATTTCATCGCTGGCCAGAAGGTCGACATCACCGGTCACACGCAGGGCAAAGGCTTTGCCGGCGCCATGAAGCGCTGGGGCTTCGGTGGTCTGCGCGCGACGCACGGTGTGTCCCTCTCGCACCGTTCGCACGGTTCCACCGGTAACCGCCAGGATCCCGGTCGCGTCTTCAAGGGCAAGAAGATGGCCGGTCACATGGGTGACCGCCAGCGTACGCAACAGAACCTCGAAATCGTGCGCACCGACGCCGATCGCGGCCTGCTCTTCGTGAAGGGCTCCGTGCCGGGTCACAAGAACAGCTGGCTTGTCGTGCGCGATGCGGTCAAGGCGCGGCAGCCGGAAGAGCTTCCGTTCCCCGGCGTCATGTATCGCAACCGTGAAGAGTTCGACCACGAAGAGGCCGATGCCGGTCTGGTCGAAAGCGCTGCGGAAGAAGCGGTGAACCCGGAAGTTTCGGTCGAGCAGCAGGAAAAGCTGATGCAGCAGCAGGACGCTGGTGCGGATGCGGATACCGGCGGCGCCGATGATACCAACACCACGCCCAGCGCGGACAAGGAGTCCTGATCGATGAAGGTCAAGGTCCAGAAGATCGACGGCAAGGCTGCCGGTGATGTAGAGCTCAACGATGCCGTTTTCGGTGTCGAGCCCCGCGCCGACATCCTGCATCGCGTCGTGACATGGCAGCTGTGGAACCGTCGCGAGACGGCACGCCCGACGCGCGAGCGGTCGGACGTGGCCCGCACCGGCAAGAAGTTCGGTCGTCAAAAGGGATCGGGTGGCGCACGCCATGGCGATCGCGGCGCTCCGATCTTCATCGGCGGCGGCAAGGCCCACGGTGCCCGCAAGCGCGACTTCAACATGTCGCTCAACAAGAAGATCCGGGCTCTCGGCCTGCGCATGGCGCTGTCCAGCAAGGCCCAGGACGGTTTGGTAATCGTCGACAGCCTCGAGCTGAAGGATGCCAAGACCAAAGCCGTCGCCGACGTTTTCGGCAAGAACGGCTGGAGCGGCAAGGTCCTCGTGATCGACGGCGAAACCGTGAATGACGGCTTCAAGAAGGCAGCCGGCAACCTCAAGGGTGTCAACGTGCTCCCGGCGATGGGTGCCAATGTCTACGACATCCTCAACCACGACACGCTGGTCCTCACCAAGGACGCTGTCGAAAAGCTGGAGGCGCGCTTCAATGGCTAAGAAGCAGGAAATCGACGCGCGTCACTACGATGTGATCGTCGCCCCGCACATCACCGAGAAGAGCACGCTCGCGTCCGAAAAGAACGCGGTCGTCTTCAAGGTGGCGAACGATGCCACCAAGCCCGCGATCAAGGAAGCGGTCGAGGCTCTGTTCGGTGTGAAGGTCACGGGCGTGAACACGCTCGTGATGAAGGGCAAGACCAAGCGCTGGAGGGGCAAGCCCTACAAGCGCACCGATGTGAAGAAGGCGATCGTCACGCTCGCCGAGGGTGACTCCATCGACGTCACCAGCGGACTGTGAGGGGCTAGGACACCATGGCACTCAAGAATTACAAACCGACGAGCCCCGCACGCCGCGGACTGGTGCTGGTCGACAAGTCGGGCCTGCACAAGGGTGGCCCGATCAAGTCGCTCACCGAAGGCAAGCGCAAGACGGGCGGCCGCAATAACAAGGGCCACGTCACGTCGCGCGGGATCGCCGGCGGTCACAAGCAGAAGTACCGCTTCATCGACTTCAAGCGTCGCAAGTGGGACGTGGAAGGCACCGTCGAGCGGATTGAATACGATCCCAACCGGACGGCCTTCATCGCTCTCATCAAGTACGCCGACGGTGAACTAGCCTACATCATCGCCCCGCAGCGCGTTGCTGTCGGCGACAAGGTCATCGCTGGCGAACGCGTCGACACGAAGCCTGGCAATGCCATGCTTCTTGGTCAGATGCCGGTCGGCACGATCATCCACAACGTGGAGATGAAGCCAGGCAAGGGCGGACAGATCGCCCGTTCGGCCGGCGCCTACGTCCAGCTCGTCGGTCGTGACCGCGGGATGGTCATCGTGCGCCTCAACAGCGGCGAACAACGTTATCTGCGTGCGGATTGCATGGGCACGGTTGGCGCGGTTTCGAACCCCGACAACCAGAACCAGAACTTCGGCAAGGCCGGTCGCACGCGCTGGAAGGGCCGTCGTCCGCTGACCCGCGGTGTGGCGAAGAACCCGGTCGATCACCCCCATGGTGGTGGTGAGGGCAAGACCTCCGGTGGCCGTCATCCGGTTACCCCGTGGGGCAAGCCCACGAAGGGTGCCCGTACCCGCAAGAACAAGCAGACGGACAAGTTCATCATCCGTTCGCGCCACGCGAAGAAGAAGAGGTAAGCGCACATGGCACGTTCCGTCTGGAAGGGCCCGTTCGTGGAGCTCAGCCTTCTTAAGAAGGCCGAAACCGCGCAGGAAGCCAGCAGCACCAAGCCGATCAAGACCTGGTCGCGTCGCAGCACGATCCTGCCGCAGTTCGTCGGGCTCACGTTCAACGTATACAACGGGCACAAATTCATCCCCGTTTCGGTTTCGGAAGAAATGGTCGGCCACAAGCTCGGCGAATTCGCGCCCACGCGCACGTTCCCGGGTCACGCTGCCGACAAGAAGGGTAGCCGCTGATGGGCAAGGCAAAGAACCCCCGCCGCGTTGGCGAGAACGAGGCTCTGGCCGTGGGCACGCAGATTCGCGGCTCCGCCCAGAAGCTGAACCTCGTCGCCGAACTGATCCGCGGCAAGAAGGCCGAAGAGGCGCTGAACATCCTCAGCTTCTCGCGCAAGGCCATGGCGAAGGACGCGCAGAAGGTGCTCGCATCCGCGATCGCCAATGCGGAGAACAACCACGACCTGGATGTGGACGCGCTCGTCGTGGCCGAAGCCAGCGTGGGCAAGTCGATCACCATGAAGCGGTTCCATACGCGCGGTCGCGGTAAGTCGACCCGCATCCTGAAGCCGTTCAGCAAGCTGCGCATCGTCGTGCGCGAGCAGGAAGAGGCGTAAGATGGGCCAGAAGAGCAATCCGATCGGTCTGCGCCTGCAGATCAACCGCACCTGGGACAGTCGCTGGTACGCCGAAGGGCGCGACTATGCGAACCTCCTCAAGGAAGACATCGAGATCCGCAAGCACATCATCGAATCGCTGCCGCAGGCCGCGATCTCGAAGGTGGTGATCGAGCGTCCGGCCAAGCTGTGCCGCGTTTCGATCTATGCTGCGCGCCCCGGTGTGATCATCGGCAAGAAGGGCGCGGACATCGAGAAGCTTCGCTCGAAGCTGTCGCGTATGACAGCCAGCGAAGTGAAGCTGAACATCGTCGAGATCCGCAAGCCGGAAATCGATGCCAAGCTCGTCGCGCAGGGTATCGCCGACCAGCTGATCCGCCGCGTTGCGTTCCGCCGTGCGATGAAGCGCGCGATGCAGTCCGCCATGCGTCTGGGTGCCGAAGGCATCAAGATCGTCTGCGGCGGTCGTCTCGGCGGCGCGGAAATCGCGCGTGTCGAACAGTATCGCGAAGGCCGCGTCCCGCTTCACACGCTGCGTGCGAACGTGGATTACGCCGAAGCCGAAGCGCTCACCGCGTACGGGATCATCGGCATCAAGGTCTGGGTCTTCAAGGGCGAAATCCTCGGTCACGATCCGACCGCACAGGATCGCCTGATGATGGAAGCGCAGACGTCCGGCGTTCGCCCGGCTCGCTGAGGTAGTTAGACATGCTGCAACCTAAGAAGAGAAAATACCGCAAGGCATTCAAGGGCCGGATCAAGGGTGATGCCAAGGGCGGCACCACGCTGAACTTCGGTTCCTACGGCCTCAAGGCACTCGAGCCGGAGCGGATCACCGCCCGCCAGATCGAAGCGGCCCGCCGCGCGATCACGCGTCACATCAAGCGCCAGGGTCGTCTCTGGATCCGCGTCTTCCCGGACGTGCCGGTTTCGCAGAAGCCTGCCGAAGTCCGTCAGGGTAAGGGCAAGGGTTCCGTCGAGTACTGGGCCGCGCGCGTGAAGCCGGGCCGTATCCTGTTCGAACTGGACGGCGTTGCCGGCCCGCTGGCTGCCGAAGCATTCGAACGCGCCGCTATGAAGCTGCCCGTCAAGACGAAGGTCGTGGCGCGCTTCGGCGACACGAGCCACCTGGAGCGTAACTGATGAGCAAGATCGAAGACCTTCGCCAGAAGAGCGACGACCAGCTCGGCGAACAGCTGACCGAACTGAAGCGCGAAGCATTCAACCTGCGCTTCCAGTCGGCCACGAACCAGCTCGAAGCACCGAGCCGGATCAAGGAGGTGCGCCGCACCATCGCCCGCATCAAGACGCTCCAGAGCGAGCGCGCCGCTGCCGCGGCGAAGGAAAAGGCCTGACACTATGCCCAAGCGAATCCTGACCGGGACCGTCACGTCGGACAAGACCGACAAGACCGTGACCGTTCTCGTGGAGCGCAAGGTGAAGCACCCGCTTTACGGGAAAATCATCCGCCGCTCGAAGAAGTACCACGCCCATGACGAAGCCAACGAGTACACGCTCGGCGACGTCGTCCGGATCGAGGAGACCAAACCGATCTCCAAGACGAAGACCTGGATGGTGAAGGATCGTGTGATCGCCGGCGGCGTACAGGCGGTCGAAGCGGACCTCGACGTCGAGGCTGCGAACAACGAGATCGGCTGAGGCCGTAGACAGACGTAGGAACTGCCGGGCGAGTGTTCCGGCAAGCCAGTGAGAAGGAACCGGATCGATGATCCAGATGCAATCCAATCTCGACGTCGCGGACAACAGCGGCGCCAAGCGCGTCCAGTGCATCAAGGTACTGGGCGGCTCCAAGCGCCGGTTCGCAAGCGTCGGGGACGTGATCGTGGTTTCCGTGAAGGAAGCCCAGCCACGTGCCAAGGTCAAGAAGGGCGACGTTCACCGCGCGGTGATCGTGCGCACCCGCAAGGACGTCCGCCGTCCCGACGGGAGCGTCATTCGCTTCGACAGCAATGCCGCCGTTCTCGTGAACAAGAGCGAAGAGCCGATCGGCACGCGTATCTTCGGCCCGGTCGTCCGCGAACTGCGCGGCAAGGGCTTCATGAAGATCATCTCGCTCGCGCCGGAGGTGCTGTAATGGCTGGTGCAAAGATCAAGAAGGGTGACAGCGTCGTCGTCCTGTCCGGCAAGGACAAGGGCAAGACGGGTACCGTCACCAAGGTGATGCCGAAGGATGGCAAGGTGCTCGTCGAGGGCATCAATGTTGCGACGCGTCACCGCAAGCCGAGCCAGGCCAACCCGCAGGGTGGCATCGACCGTTTCGAAGCGCCGATGCACATTGCGAAGGTTGCCGTGGCCGATCCCAAGGACGGCAAGCCCACCCGTGTTCGCTTCGAGGAGCGCGACGGGAAGAAGGTGCGTGTCGCCGCGAAATCCGGGGAGACCATCGATGGCTGATTACAAGCCCCGCATGCGCCAGCGCTACGACGACGAGATCGTCAAGGCGATGACCGAGAAGTTCGGTTACAAGAACCGGCTCGAAGTTCCGCGTCTCGAGAAAGTCACGCTCAACATGGGCGTTGGCGAAGCCAGCCAAGACAAGAAGAAGGTCCAGACGGCAGCCGAGGAAATGGAGCGTATCGCCGGCCAGAAGCCGGTGATCACCAAGGCGAAGAAGTCGATCGCGCAGTTCAAGCTCCGCGAAGGCATGCCGATCGGTTGCAAGGTGACCTTGCGCCGCGAACGCATGTACGAATTCGTCGACCGTCTGGTGACGATCGCCATGCCGCGCATCCGCGACTTCCGCGGCCTGAACCCGAAGAGCTTCGACGGGCGCGGCAACTACGCGATGGGTCTCAAGGAACAGATCGTGTTCCCCGAGATCAGCTACGACAAGATCGAGAAGGTGCGTGGGATGGACATCATCGTCACCACCACCGCCAAGACCGACGAGGAAGCGCGTGAACTGCTTCGTCTGTTCGGTTTCCCGTTCC
This genomic interval from Qipengyuania sp. JC766 contains the following:
- the rpsS gene encoding 30S ribosomal protein S19, which encodes MARSVWKGPFVELSLLKKAETAQEASSTKPIKTWSRRSTILPQFVGLTFNVYNGHKFIPVSVSEEMVGHKLGEFAPTRTFPGHAADKKGSR
- the rplB gene encoding 50S ribosomal protein L2; this encodes MALKNYKPTSPARRGLVLVDKSGLHKGGPIKSLTEGKRKTGGRNNKGHVTSRGIAGGHKQKYRFIDFKRRKWDVEGTVERIEYDPNRTAFIALIKYADGELAYIIAPQRVAVGDKVIAGERVDTKPGNAMLLGQMPVGTIIHNVEMKPGKGGQIARSAGAYVQLVGRDRGMVIVRLNSGEQRYLRADCMGTVGAVSNPDNQNQNFGKAGRTRWKGRRPLTRGVAKNPVDHPHGGGEGKTSGGRHPVTPWGKPTKGARTRKNKQTDKFIIRSRHAKKKR
- the rpsC gene encoding 30S ribosomal protein S3, translating into MGQKSNPIGLRLQINRTWDSRWYAEGRDYANLLKEDIEIRKHIIESLPQAAISKVVIERPAKLCRVSIYAARPGVIIGKKGADIEKLRSKLSRMTASEVKLNIVEIRKPEIDAKLVAQGIADQLIRRVAFRRAMKRAMQSAMRLGAEGIKIVCGGRLGGAEIARVEQYREGRVPLHTLRANVDYAEAEALTAYGIIGIKVWVFKGEILGHDPTAQDRLMMEAQTSGVRPAR
- the rplN gene encoding 50S ribosomal protein L14, which encodes MIQMQSNLDVADNSGAKRVQCIKVLGGSKRRFASVGDVIVVSVKEAQPRAKVKKGDVHRAVIVRTRKDVRRPDGSVIRFDSNAAVLVNKSEEPIGTRIFGPVVRELRGKGFMKIISLAPEVL
- the rpsJ gene encoding 30S ribosomal protein S10, whose protein sequence is MEAQNIRIRLKAFDHRVLDQATGEIAETARRTGALIRGPIPMPTRIEKFTVNRGPHIDKKSREQFEVRTYKRLLDIVQPNAQTVDALMKLDLAAGVNVEIKLA
- the rplP gene encoding 50S ribosomal protein L16; translation: MLQPKKRKYRKAFKGRIKGDAKGGTTLNFGSYGLKALEPERITARQIEAARRAITRHIKRQGRLWIRVFPDVPVSQKPAEVRQGKGKGSVEYWAARVKPGRILFELDGVAGPLAAEAFERAAMKLPVKTKVVARFGDTSHLERN
- a CDS encoding 50S ribosomal protein L23, which codes for MAKKQEIDARHYDVIVAPHITEKSTLASEKNAVVFKVANDATKPAIKEAVEALFGVKVTGVNTLVMKGKTKRWRGKPYKRTDVKKAIVTLAEGDSIDVTSGL
- the rplD gene encoding 50S ribosomal protein L4 translates to MKVKVQKIDGKAAGDVELNDAVFGVEPRADILHRVVTWQLWNRRETARPTRERSDVARTGKKFGRQKGSGGARHGDRGAPIFIGGGKAHGARKRDFNMSLNKKIRALGLRMALSSKAQDGLVIVDSLELKDAKTKAVADVFGKNGWSGKVLVIDGETVNDGFKKAAGNLKGVNVLPAMGANVYDILNHDTLVLTKDAVEKLEARFNG
- the rplC gene encoding 50S ribosomal protein L3 encodes the protein MRTGVIAKKVGMTRLFQEDGRHVPVTVLALEECQVVSHRTEERDGYFAVQLGAGEAKQKNVAKPQREHFAKAEVPLKMRVAEFRVDGEDGLLPVGARISAEHFIAGQKVDITGHTQGKGFAGAMKRWGFGGLRATHGVSLSHRSHGSTGNRQDPGRVFKGKKMAGHMGDRQRTQQNLEIVRTDADRGLLFVKGSVPGHKNSWLVVRDAVKARQPEELPFPGVMYRNREEFDHEEADAGLVESAAEEAVNPEVSVEQQEKLMQQQDAGADADTGGADDTNTTPSADKES
- the rpsQ gene encoding 30S ribosomal protein S17, producing the protein MPKRILTGTVTSDKTDKTVTVLVERKVKHPLYGKIIRRSKKYHAHDEANEYTLGDVVRIEETKPISKTKTWMVKDRVIAGGVQAVEADLDVEAANNEIG
- the rplV gene encoding 50S ribosomal protein L22 encodes the protein MGKAKNPRRVGENEALAVGTQIRGSAQKLNLVAELIRGKKAEEALNILSFSRKAMAKDAQKVLASAIANAENNHDLDVDALVVAEASVGKSITMKRFHTRGRGKSTRILKPFSKLRIVVREQEEA
- the rplX gene encoding 50S ribosomal protein L24, which encodes MAGAKIKKGDSVVVLSGKDKGKTGTVTKVMPKDGKVLVEGINVATRHRKPSQANPQGGIDRFEAPMHIAKVAVADPKDGKPTRVRFEERDGKKVRVAAKSGETIDG
- the rplE gene encoding 50S ribosomal protein L5 — encoded protein: MADYKPRMRQRYDDEIVKAMTEKFGYKNRLEVPRLEKVTLNMGVGEASQDKKKVQTAAEEMERIAGQKPVITKAKKSIAQFKLREGMPIGCKVTLRRERMYEFVDRLVTIAMPRIRDFRGLNPKSFDGRGNYAMGLKEQIVFPEISYDKIEKVRGMDIIVTTTAKTDEEARELLRLFGFPFPAEAKADEEKEAA
- the rpmC gene encoding 50S ribosomal protein L29, with protein sequence MSKIEDLRQKSDDQLGEQLTELKREAFNLRFQSATNQLEAPSRIKEVRRTIARIKTLQSERAAAAAKEKA